From Actinoplanes oblitus, a single genomic window includes:
- a CDS encoding cobalamin biosynthesis protein, which translates to MIAVGIGARAGTGVAELATAVAAALAEAGLEVLDGTVLATLDRRAAEPGVRELSRVLGWRLVAFGAGELAGQAVPGPSRVVAAVVGTPSVAEAAALLAAGTAAELVLPKRVRGGVTVAIARGGPRAEPG; encoded by the coding sequence GTGATCGCGGTCGGGATCGGGGCTCGGGCCGGGACCGGGGTGGCCGAGCTGGCGACGGCGGTGGCGGCGGCGCTGGCCGAGGCGGGGCTGGAGGTGCTGGACGGGACGGTGCTGGCGACCCTGGACCGGCGGGCCGCCGAGCCGGGGGTCCGGGAGTTGAGCAGGGTGCTGGGGTGGCGGCTGGTCGCGTTCGGCGCGGGCGAGCTGGCCGGGCAGGCGGTGCCGGGGCCGAGCCGGGTGGTGGCGGCGGTGGTCGGCACGCCGAGTGTGGCGGAGGCGGCGGCACTGCTCGCGGCGGGGACGGCGGCGGAACTGGTGCTGCCCAAGCGGGTGCGCGGCGGCGTGACGGTGGCGATCGCGCGCGGCGGCCCGCGGGCGGAGCCGGGCTGA
- the cobO gene encoding cob(I)yrinic acid a,c-diamide adenosyltransferase, with the protein MPQGKVTTVPDDGLTTRQRRRQAVFAVHTGPGKGKSTAAFGMALRAWSAGWPIGVFQFVKSQKWKVGEETALKALDGVNGTPVTWHKMGEGWSWIQRAGTERDHAAEAAEGWAQIKRDLAAETYKFYVLDEFTYPMKWGWVDVADVIETLAERPGTQHVVITGRDAHPDLIAAADLVTEMTKVKHPMDAGRKGQQGIEW; encoded by the coding sequence ATGCCGCAAGGAAAAGTGACCACCGTGCCCGACGACGGGCTGACGACGCGGCAGCGGCGGCGGCAGGCGGTGTTCGCCGTGCACACCGGGCCGGGCAAGGGCAAGTCCACGGCGGCGTTCGGGATGGCGCTGCGGGCGTGGAGCGCCGGGTGGCCGATCGGGGTGTTCCAGTTCGTCAAGTCGCAGAAGTGGAAGGTCGGCGAGGAGACCGCGCTGAAGGCCCTCGACGGGGTCAATGGGACGCCGGTGACCTGGCACAAGATGGGGGAGGGCTGGTCCTGGATCCAGCGGGCCGGGACCGAGCGTGATCACGCCGCGGAGGCCGCCGAGGGGTGGGCGCAGATCAAGCGGGACCTGGCGGCCGAGACCTACAAGTTCTATGTGCTGGACGAGTTCACCTACCCGATGAAGTGGGGCTGGGTCGACGTCGCGGACGTGATCGAGACGCTCGCGGAGCGGCCGGGCACCCAGCACGTGGTGATCACCGGACGGGATGCGCACCCGGACCTGATCGCGGCGGCCGACCTGGTCACCGAGATGACCAAGGTGAAGCATCCGATGGACGCCGGCCGCAAGGGCCAGCAGGGCATCGAATGGTGA
- a CDS encoding glutamate--cysteine ligase family protein, which yields MGEKVEQTQFSREDRSRYRQKIRRSLDVFATMLRESRFEFERPMTGMEIELNLIDDNADPVMRNAEVLGAIADPDFQTELGQFNIEINLPPRRLAGDDYADLEKGLRASLNHAEHKARTVGVHMVTVGILPTLRREHLTGAALTVNPRYSLLNEQIFAARGEDLDIRIDGVDRLAVTTDSIAPEAACTSTQFHLQVSPAQFAAYWNASQVISGIQVALGANSPLLFGRELWRETRIPLFEQATDTRSEEIRAQGVRPRVWFGERWITSVFDLFEENVRYFPALLPICDEDDPADLLERGEIPALSELRLHNGTVYRWNRPIYAVVNGRPHLRVENRVMPAGPTVADTIANGAFYYGLARSVAEADRPIWTQLSFRAAEENFHTCARHGIDASVFWPGVGTVPVTELVLRRLLPQAADGLDRWGVSPAQRDRLLGIVEQRCLRQQNGASWQVDTLHELEKKGMDRQRALHEMMRRYLPLMHENVPVHEWEVS from the coding sequence GTGGGCGAGAAAGTCGAACAGACCCAGTTTTCCCGAGAGGACCGGTCCCGGTACCGGCAGAAGATCCGCCGCAGCCTGGACGTGTTCGCCACGATGCTGCGGGAGTCCCGCTTCGAGTTCGAGCGGCCGATGACCGGCATGGAGATCGAGCTCAACCTGATCGACGACAACGCCGATCCGGTGATGCGCAACGCCGAGGTGCTCGGCGCGATCGCCGACCCGGACTTCCAGACCGAACTCGGCCAGTTCAACATCGAGATCAACCTGCCACCCCGGCGGCTGGCCGGTGACGACTACGCCGACCTGGAGAAGGGCCTGCGGGCCAGCCTGAACCACGCCGAGCACAAGGCCCGGACCGTCGGCGTGCACATGGTCACCGTCGGCATCCTGCCCACCCTGCGCCGCGAGCACCTGACCGGCGCGGCGCTCACCGTGAACCCCCGCTACAGCCTGCTCAACGAGCAGATCTTCGCGGCCCGCGGCGAGGACCTGGACATCCGCATCGACGGCGTGGACCGGCTGGCGGTCACCACCGACAGCATCGCGCCGGAGGCGGCGTGCACCAGCACCCAGTTCCACCTGCAGGTCAGTCCGGCGCAGTTCGCGGCGTACTGGAACGCCTCCCAGGTGATCTCCGGGATCCAGGTGGCGCTGGGCGCGAACTCGCCGCTGCTGTTCGGCCGGGAACTGTGGCGGGAGACCCGGATCCCGCTGTTCGAGCAGGCCACCGACACCCGGTCGGAGGAGATCAGGGCCCAGGGCGTACGCCCCCGGGTGTGGTTCGGCGAGCGCTGGATCACCAGCGTCTTCGACCTGTTCGAGGAGAACGTCCGCTACTTCCCGGCGTTGCTGCCGATCTGCGACGAGGACGATCCGGCGGACCTGCTGGAGCGCGGCGAGATCCCGGCGCTCAGCGAGCTGCGCCTGCACAACGGGACGGTCTACCGCTGGAACCGCCCGATCTACGCGGTCGTCAACGGCCGCCCGCACCTGCGCGTGGAGAACCGGGTGATGCCGGCCGGCCCGACGGTCGCCGACACCATCGCCAACGGGGCGTTCTACTACGGCCTGGCCCGCAGCGTCGCCGAGGCCGACCGTCCGATCTGGACCCAGCTGAGCTTCCGCGCCGCCGAGGAGAACTTCCACACCTGCGCCCGGCACGGCATCGACGCCAGCGTCTTCTGGCCGGGCGTCGGCACCGTCCCGGTGACCGAGCTGGTCCTGCGCCGCCTGCTGCCGCAGGCCGCCGACGGCCTCGACAGGTGGGGCGTGTCGCCGGCCCAGCGCGACAGGCTGCTCGGCATCGTCGAGCAGCGCTGCCTGCGCCAGCAGAACGGCGCGTCCTGGCAGGTGGACACCCTGCACGAGCTGGAGAAGAAGGGGATGGACAGGCAGCGCGCACTGCACGAGATGATGCGCCGCTATCTGCCGCTGATGCACGAGAACGTCCCGGTGCACGAGTGGGAGGTTTCCTAG
- a CDS encoding cobyrinate a,c-diamide synthase: MVTIPRVVIAAPASGHGKTTVATGLLAAFAGRGVPVAPFKVGPDYIDPGYHALAAGRPGRNLDPVLVGEHLIGPLFAHGSRGAELAIVEGVMGLYDGRTGAGETGSTAQVAELLQAPVILVVDAAAQGRSIAAVVHGFRSFGTVRLAGVILNRVGSDRHEQILRDACEEVGTPVLGALRRAGAVAAPSRHLGLVPAAERRAEALASVDALATLVADAVDLDAVAAVARSAPPLAATPWTPQAETPVTGRPIVALAGGPAFSFAYAETAELLTGAGAEVAVVDPLRDTALPDGARALVVGGGFPEVYAAELSANEPLRKAVRELAAAGHPIAAECAGLLWLCRTLDGAPMCGVLDAEAAMTPSLTLGYRDAVALTDSPLAAAGTRVTGHEFHRTTVHPRSGLLLSPAGGAAWAWRGADPEGFASSGVHASYLHLHWAGQRGMAERLVRAAAA, encoded by the coding sequence ATGGTGACGATCCCGCGGGTGGTGATCGCCGCGCCGGCCTCCGGGCACGGCAAGACCACGGTGGCCACCGGGCTGCTGGCCGCGTTCGCCGGGCGCGGGGTGCCGGTGGCGCCGTTCAAGGTCGGTCCGGACTACATCGACCCGGGATACCACGCGCTGGCGGCCGGCCGGCCGGGGCGCAACCTGGATCCGGTGCTGGTCGGCGAGCACCTGATCGGCCCGCTCTTCGCGCATGGCTCGCGGGGCGCCGAGCTGGCGATCGTCGAGGGGGTGATGGGCCTCTACGACGGGCGGACCGGTGCCGGCGAGACCGGCTCCACCGCGCAGGTCGCCGAGCTGCTCCAGGCCCCGGTGATCCTGGTGGTCGACGCCGCGGCGCAGGGGCGGTCGATCGCCGCCGTGGTGCACGGGTTCCGCAGCTTCGGGACGGTCCGGCTGGCCGGGGTGATCCTGAACCGGGTGGGTTCCGACCGGCACGAGCAGATCCTGCGGGACGCCTGCGAGGAGGTCGGCACGCCGGTGCTGGGCGCGCTGCGGCGGGCCGGCGCGGTGGCGGCGCCGTCCCGGCATCTCGGGCTGGTGCCCGCCGCGGAACGCCGGGCCGAGGCGCTGGCCTCGGTGGACGCGCTCGCCACGCTGGTCGCTGACGCTGTCGACCTGGACGCGGTGGCGGCGGTGGCCCGATCGGCGCCGCCGCTGGCGGCGACGCCGTGGACCCCGCAGGCGGAGACCCCGGTCACCGGCCGCCCGATCGTCGCGCTCGCCGGTGGTCCGGCTTTCTCCTTCGCGTACGCGGAAACCGCCGAGCTGCTGACCGGAGCCGGCGCCGAGGTGGCGGTGGTGGACCCGCTGCGCGACACCGCCCTGCCGGACGGGGCCCGCGCCCTGGTGGTCGGTGGCGGCTTCCCCGAGGTGTACGCCGCCGAGCTGTCCGCCAACGAGCCGCTGCGCAAGGCGGTCCGGGAGCTGGCCGCGGCCGGTCATCCGATCGCCGCCGAGTGTGCCGGCCTGCTCTGGCTGTGCCGGACCCTGGACGGCGCCCCGATGTGCGGGGTCCTGGACGCGGAGGCGGCGATGACGCCGTCGCTGACGCTGGGGTATCGGGACGCTGTCGCGCTGACCGACAGCCCGCTGGCGGCGGCGGGTACCCGGGTCACCGGGCACGAGTTCCACCGGACGACGGTGCATCCGCGATCCGGGCTGCTGCTGTCGCCGGCCGGGGGTGCGGCGTGGGCCTGGCGGGGCGCGGATCCGGAGGGTTTCGCGTCGTCCGGGGTGCACGCGTCCTACCTGCACCTGCACTGGGCGGGGCAGCGGGGGATGGCGGAGCGGCTGGTGCGCGCGGCGGCGGCGTGA